The following is a genomic window from Chryseobacterium ginsenosidimutans.
GGGTGAACGATGTATCTTTCGGATGTATATTTTCGGGTTTGGTTGCCATGTGCCCGATCAGCAAATTCTGTAATTTTATGTATAATTTCTGATCTATCCATATTGATTTGTTTAAAATTTCATTAAATCAAAAACAGCAACCATCTTGCCAGATTATTATCAACATCTGTAATCATAAAAAGTCTTTTAAATGAAGTAAATATCTCTCTAAATGCCCGTTATGACCTAGATCATATACATCTATTTTATGAGATATCTATCTTTGATTTGTACCTTAAATATGAATACACCAAACTAATCCTATCCAATAAACAATTAAAAATATAATGTTATTGCTTCAGCAATTTACAGATCAATTCTTGCACAAAATAATATTCTGAGCACTAGCGGCAAGCTTTTCCAGATGTAAGATTTCATTCCATTTTATTGAATATTGATATGATAAAGTTTATAAATGCAGCAACAGCATAATTTTCAACTTTAAAAAAACATTTCTGATGATTTTAGTTACAGGAGCAACAGGGCTTTTAGGCAGGGTAATTACCTTGGAACTCATAAAAAAAGGAAAGAAAGTGAGAGCCTGTAAAAGATCCGGCAGCGACTTATCCGATGTTAGAAAGTCTTATCATTTTTATACACCAAAAGCCGACTTTTTCTTTGATCAAATTGAATGGGTAGATATAGATTTTAATAAACATCAATCCCTTTACGCATCATTAAAAGATGTGGAAGAGGTCTATCATTGCGCCGCAAAAGTAAGTTTTGACCCCAAAGATAGCGAAGAGGTGCTTGAAACCGGGATTACAAGTACAAGAAACCTTTTGCGGGCATGTATGTATATGCCTGTAAAAAAATTCCTGTTTGTAAGCTCTGCTGCAGTTCTCAACGTAAATAAAAAAAAAATTGAATTACAGATTAATCAAAATTACAAAGCGTATTCTTCTTATGTAGTATCAAAATATATTTCGGAAAAAATGATTTGGCAGGCATATAAAGAAGGTCTGAATACCGTTATCATTAATCCTGGAATGATCATCGGAAGTGGAAACTGGAAAAAAGGAAACAGCCAGATGCTCAATATTTTTGTAACAAGCAGATTCACTTTTTCAGGCGGAACTTCCTGTGTTGATGTACGCGATGTAGCCACTGTAGCTATAAATTTAATGGAAAAAAATATTTTTGGAGAGCGATTCTGCATTTCCTCGGAAAATATTCTCTATAAAGATCTCTCCACACGGATAAGAAGAATGATGGGTTTAGAAAAACCTATTGTATGCCCTAAAATCTTACTCAAATCTTTAAAACCCTTGCGACTGATTTTGGGAATGATAGATCGTAAGGCGCGTTTTCTTATTGATGAGAATATAGAATTTGTTTCGGAAAGACAATATTATAACAGCAAAAAAATTAAAAACAGGATACATTGCAGCTTCTATTCTGCTGCAGAAAGTATTAAGTTCCATTATGGGAATTACCTGGCTTACAAATCCGGTAAAAAATTAAATGAAAATTTATAAAAGATACCCATATTTCATTGTATGCTGCATTCTTATAGCCAACGTGACTAAAGTCATAATATGTAAAAGCTGATTTCAATATCTTTATTTTTAAATCTTTAATCATCACCAAGCCAAATTAGTATGAAAATCACTGAGCTAAAAATACAGAATCTCGTTAGATATAAAAAGCAGACCTATTCACTTACAGAGGTATTTCAGCATGAAAATGCAGAGTATTATGTTAAAATATCAAATTCCAAAAGTTGTGTCTGTATCCCTGCAAAATTAATTAAGCCTGTAAGAATAAATGAATCATGGCTTTTAAAATTTGGCTTTACAAAAACGTATGATTCTGAGCACATCCTAAGGTTTGAGAGGCGGCAGGAATTTTTAAAATATGATATTGATCTTCATAATACCCATTTTCTGACTGGTCTGAAGCTTTATGGAAATAACGTAAACTGCGTATGTGTACATCAGTTCCAAAACCTTTTTTGTTTTTTATTCGGAAGGGAACCGATGTGAATTTTATTTGAAAAAAACTTTTAAAAATATCAAATAATGCTTGTTGATATTGATTTACTACTATCGTATGATGGACTTATTGAGACTTTCAATACGTCCGACATTATTTTTGAAGAAGGTGAAGTGCCAAAATTTTATTATCAGGTAATTACCGGCTCTGTGAAGCTTAACCATATAACCGAAGACAATAGAGAACTTATTCAAAGTATTTTAAAAGACGGGCAAAGTGTCTGTGAGCTTCTATCGTTTATTGACAAAACATTTCCGGTAAATGCAATAGCCATTTCGGACTGCACCATCATAAAAGTTCCTAAAGACAGATTCTTACAGCTTATGGACGACCATCGGCAGGCGGCAAAAGATGTCCAGCGGTTTGTTGCAGAACGGCTGTATCATAAATTTATCATGATGCAGAATAATGCATCTAAATATTCTCATGTACGGATAGAGGGTATGCTTAAATATTTCAAAAGTTTCACCAATGATCAGAGCCCGTATTCTTACGAAGTTCCCCTCACAAGAAAGCAGTTGGCTTCAATAACCGGATTGCGCATAGAAACTGTCATAAGATCAGTAAAAAAAATGGAAAGTGAGAAAATTCTGCAAATTAAAAACCGAAAGATTTATTTTTAAATGATAATTGATTTCTAAAAACTCCGGGACAAGTATTCTTTTTTGAGTTACAATATAATTCCGGAAAAAAAAAGACTGCTTTCCGGCAGTCTTTTCTCAAATAATCTATATGGCATTAAGGCTGCTCATGTTTAATCTTCCTGCTCAGCATCAAAATTAATTGATGTTTCGGCGATTTCTGTAAGATTATAGTCTGTATCTTCTTCTTCCTGTAAAATTTTTTCTAAGAGATCTGCAGCTTTGTCGTGCCCCATTGTGATGGCAAGCTGGGCCAGACCTCCGTAACTCGCAATTTCGTAATGTTCAACTTTTTGGGCTGCAATTATTAAGGCTGCATCTCTTGTCATGGTACCTTCTTCGGTAGATTTTATAATTTCTTCACCTTCTTTGATCAACCCGTCCATTGCTTCGCATTTCTTCTGTTCCGGTGTTTCATCAATTAATTTAAAAACCTTATCCAAACGGCTGATATGCTTTTTGGTCTGAAGCTGGTGGTCTTCAAAAGCATCTTTCAACTCTTCTGTCGTTGCGGCATCGTGCATCGTTTGCAGTGCATCCACCAATTTGTGTTCAGCATAATAAATGTCTTTTAATGCATCTACAAAAAATTTGTGTAAGGGTGCATCTTTCATTTCTTTTTCATTCACGTTTGCATTGTCTACCTGCATCTTTTTTTCAGCAGATGACGATGTTGTATTATTTTCTGTTGTTTTAGTTGCCATAATATAATGTGTGGTGTTTGGTTAATAAAAATCACCTCTTCTCTTTCAAAAGAGGCGATTTAACTATAAAAATTATGAATTACGTCTGCCTCCAAATCCGGATCTGCCGGAAGATCTGCCTCCTCCGTGAGAAGCTTCACCTCCCATTCTGGCAATTCTTGTACGTTCGGATTTACTCATGGATGCGAATCCTCTTTTTGATGTATCGCCACCAGAAGAACCGCCTCTGTTATTGCCTCCTGATCCGGAATTGGAACCACGTCCTCTGCCAGAACCGCTGTTTCCGCCAGATCCTGATCCTGAACCTGATCTGCCTGAACCGGAAGATCTTCCGCCTCCGTGAGAAGCCTCACCTCCCATTCTGGCAATTCTTGTACGTTCAGCTTTACTCATAGAAGCAAAACCTCTTCTTGAGGTATCTCCTGAAGATCTTCCTCTGCCTTGTCCTGAAGACG
Proteins encoded in this region:
- a CDS encoding NAD-dependent epimerase/dehydratase family protein, with translation MILVTGATGLLGRVITLELIKKGKKVRACKRSGSDLSDVRKSYHFYTPKADFFFDQIEWVDIDFNKHQSLYASLKDVEEVYHCAAKVSFDPKDSEEVLETGITSTRNLLRACMYMPVKKFLFVSSAAVLNVNKKKIELQINQNYKAYSSYVVSKYISEKMIWQAYKEGLNTVIINPGMIIGSGNWKKGNSQMLNIFVTSRFTFSGGTSCVDVRDVATVAINLMEKNIFGERFCISSENILYKDLSTRIRRMMGLEKPIVCPKILLKSLKPLRLILGMIDRKARFLIDENIEFVSERQYYNSKKIKNRIHCSFYSAAESIKFHYGNYLAYKSGKKLNENL
- a CDS encoding ferritin-like domain-containing protein — encoded protein: MATKTTENNTTSSSAEKKMQVDNANVNEKEMKDAPLHKFFVDALKDIYYAEHKLVDALQTMHDAATTEELKDAFEDHQLQTKKHISRLDKVFKLIDETPEQKKCEAMDGLIKEGEEIIKSTEEGTMTRDAALIIAAQKVEHYEIASYGGLAQLAITMGHDKAADLLEKILQEEEDTDYNLTEIAETSINFDAEQED
- a CDS encoding Crp/Fnr family transcriptional regulator gives rise to the protein MLVDIDLLLSYDGLIETFNTSDIIFEEGEVPKFYYQVITGSVKLNHITEDNRELIQSILKDGQSVCELLSFIDKTFPVNAIAISDCTIIKVPKDRFLQLMDDHRQAAKDVQRFVAERLYHKFIMMQNNASKYSHVRIEGMLKYFKSFTNDQSPYSYEVPLTRKQLASITGLRIETVIRSVKKMESEKILQIKNRKIYF